The stretch of DNA CGAGAAACAGACAGGCTGGGACCTTGTTCAGCGGTTGAAAGAGGAAGAAGCCACTCGGCATATTCCAATTGTCATTTCCTCCGCCTTGGAAGAACAGCAGGATCTCGTCAACAAGTTCAACGTCGACCACTACATGACTAAACCGTATCCGCTCCAAGAATTATCCGGCACCATCGCACAAGCCCTGCAAAAGCGCGATGGTCTGATCCTATATCCCGACGAGGCTGCGGCAACCGAGTAAGAGAGACAGGGAATCCAATCCGGGTTCCCTGTTTTGAATTGAGGAGAGCTCGGGCCTGCGTTGCGTAATGGAGGCAAAATGTTGGGAGGTTCAGGATATATGTTGCGAGGTGGAC from Bacillus sp. OxB-1 encodes:
- a CDS encoding response regulator transcription factor, which produces MIVEDDSSIALLLGEELKTKGYSVIHQSKVNPAFTYAKDEQPDCIVVDLLLGEKQTGWDLVQRLKEEEATRHIPIVISSALEEQQDLVNKFNVDHYMTKPYPLQELSGTIAQALQKRDGLILYPDEAAATE